In one window of Synchiropus splendidus isolate RoL2022-P1 chromosome 15, RoL_Sspl_1.0, whole genome shotgun sequence DNA:
- the ube2j1 gene encoding ubiquitin-conjugating enzyme E2 J1: MENKYNLKSPAVKRLMKEAAELRDPTEHYHAQPLEDNLFEWHFSVRGPPDSDFDGGVYHGRIVLPPEYPMKPPSIILLTPNGRFEVGKKICLSISGHHPETWQPSWSIRTALIAIIGFMPTKGEGAIGSLDYTPEERRALAKKSQDFCCEACDCSMRTALLPLTPNSNPRPEDHQAKKLALQINFKAVPSRRSSESAAAGASSHPPSGSKEDTSAGQQAAGGLSQDQAPGVQAVPAEETQPATPANPSRPLSPRQRRAQQQNQRENREAASRPEVMARARPRQHQSHAGSAVLIVVLTIALAALIFRRIYLSNEYKFDYEL, from the exons ATGGAGAACAAATACAACCTCAAGAGTCCAG CGGTCAAGCGTCTGATGAAGGAGGCTGCTGAACTGAGGGACCCCACAGAGCACTACCATGCCCAACCACTTGAA gaTAACCTTTTTGAGTGGCACTTCTCTGTCCGTGGACCCCCCGATTCTGATTTTGATGGGGGCGTTTACCACGGCCGGATTGTGCTGCCGCCGGAGTACCCCATGAAGCCTCCCAGCATCATCCTTCTAACg cCTAACGGAAGATTCGAAGTTGGGAAGAAGATTTGTTTGAGCATCTCTGGCCACCATCCAGAGACCTGGCAGCCGTCTTGGAGCA TCCGTACGGCTCTCATCGCTATAATCGGGTTCATGCCAACCAAAGGAGAGGGTGCAATAGGATCTCTTGATTATACGCCGGAGGAGAGGCGGGCGCTTGCCAAAAA GTCCCAGGACTTCTGCTGCGAGGCTTGCGACTGCTCAATGCGCACTGCTCTGCTCCCTCTGACCCCCAACAGCAACCCCAGGCCGGAGGACCACCAGGCAAAGAAACTGGCCCTGCAAATCAACTTCAAG GCGGTGCCGTCCAGACGGAGCTCTGAGAGTGCAGCAGCGGGAGCAAGCAGCCACCCTCCCTCTGGCTCGAAGGAAGACACTTCTGCGGGACAGCAGGCTGCAGGAGGACTCAGCCAAGACCAG GCACCGGGGGTGCAGGCAGTCCCCGCGGAGGAGACCCAGCCCGCCACGCCGGCCAACCCCAGCCGCCCCCTCAGCCCCCGGCAGCGGCGCgcccagcagcagaaccaaagAGAGAACCGGGAGGCGGCGAGCCGACCGGAGGTCATGGCCAGAGCTCGCCCGCGCCAGCATCAAAGCCACGCGGGCTCCGCGGTGCTCATCGTGGTGCTCACCATCGCCCTCGCCGCCCTCATCTTCCGCAGGATCTACCTTTCCAACGAGTACAAGTTTGACTACGAGCTGTGA